Proteins from one Leptonema illini DSM 21528 genomic window:
- a CDS encoding periplasmic-type flagellar collar protein FlbB: MNSLSPKIKIAYLTLLILFSIAVFLYLLDTWNIINARRYIPFLSDQPPIVSDTTDSIALLEEERRRKEEERLAELELQLKEMEARLTEEKGSLEEKQKEYEELKQGLLEEKKRYEERRNADAQKEKMIAEMAQRLNNMPPTDAVAILTGWSDADIVDVFLRMERNAEAEGTTSIVPYLLTKMPRDRASIITSQMMDEEARLKPVIE; this comes from the coding sequence ATGAACTCGCTGTCGCCTAAGATCAAGATCGCCTATCTGACGCTGCTCATCCTTTTCTCGATAGCAGTGTTCCTGTATCTGCTCGATACGTGGAACATTATCAACGCGCGCCGGTATATCCCTTTTCTTTCAGATCAGCCGCCGATCGTAAGCGATACGACGGATAGTATCGCCCTGCTTGAAGAAGAGCGGCGACGCAAAGAAGAAGAGCGTCTGGCCGAACTCGAACTGCAGCTGAAAGAGATGGAGGCCCGACTTACCGAAGAGAAAGGCTCTCTTGAAGAAAAGCAGAAAGAATATGAAGAGCTGAAACAGGGCCTGCTTGAAGAGAAGAAACGCTATGAAGAGCGACGCAACGCCGACGCCCAGAAAGAGAAGATGATCGCCGAGATGGCGCAGCGTCTGAACAACATGCCTCCGACCGACGCCGTTGCCATCCTCACCGGATGGTCTGACGCCGATATCGTCGACGTCTTTCTGCGCATGGAACGCAACGCCGAGGCCGAAGGAACGACGTCGATCGTGCCCTATCTTCTGACGAAGATGCCAAGAGACCGCGCCTCCATCATCACATCACAGATGATGGACGAGGAGGCACGACTCAAACCGGTCATTGAATGA
- a CDS encoding ATP-dependent helicase, whose translation METDNLKATLEREFLEGLNDVQREAVLHDGGPLLILAGAGSGKTRVITHRIAHLIRVRDVPSRRILAVTFTNKAAAEMRERTETLVGPYGRDAMIRTFHSLGLQILRENASLLGLKSSFTVYDPAAQKSLAKKILKDLKVEAALLPPEAALNATERARERLLDPDSYAAETRKDPYHQSIAQFYREYHKRLREQQALDFSDLLYETVMLLQTNAQLLEMCRRRWQHLLVDEYQDTNHAQYRLVLLLAGGHRNVVVVGDDDQSIYSWRGADISNILNFEKDFPEAKVLRLEENYRSTPSILKLAASVIQNNSERREKTLFTNRPDARPPSFRLYQEEGEEARSVLSRIRELRSAGVRLNEIAVFYRTNAQSRIFEQVFREANLPHTVFGGFRFFDRKEIRDLMAYMQVLVNPLDVENFERVLANPPKGIGEKTLESARFLAGTTGIPYLEALRQLAVKPGFRGAKPINAFLANYERWTDLNESGERPSVILKTLIEESGIVEYYRKEDDPESVSRIENMQEFATALADYEDRAGAENREVDIAEFLQSVSLYSSESDPDLEEEDRQGVHLMTLHNAKGLEFRVVFFTGLEESLLPHRMSLEEGNLEEERRLVYVGITRAMEQLYLSACRFRRTGGSFDPRLPSRFLEEMGIQTRRERSYDEFDSSWSDSSRSYSERKVVSRPAPDSGSSALNLVPGDRIRHKSFGTGEIEDTEKTPAGTKLTIRFDDGTTRRFLDRYTPLERI comes from the coding sequence ATGGAAACGGATAACCTCAAAGCGACGCTGGAGCGCGAGTTCCTCGAAGGACTCAATGATGTTCAGCGGGAGGCCGTGCTGCACGATGGCGGTCCGCTGCTCATCCTTGCCGGGGCGGGTTCGGGTAAGACGAGAGTCATCACGCATCGCATTGCTCACCTGATTCGCGTGCGCGATGTTCCGTCTCGCCGCATACTGGCCGTCACGTTTACGAACAAGGCTGCGGCTGAGATGCGCGAGCGAACGGAGACGCTTGTCGGTCCGTACGGGCGAGATGCCATGATCCGCACCTTTCATTCTCTTGGTTTGCAGATCTTACGTGAGAATGCTTCGCTTCTTGGGTTAAAAAGCTCTTTTACCGTTTATGACCCGGCGGCACAGAAGAGCCTGGCGAAGAAGATCCTCAAGGATCTAAAAGTGGAAGCCGCTCTACTACCTCCTGAGGCGGCGTTGAATGCGACGGAGCGTGCACGGGAGCGGCTGCTTGATCCCGATTCGTATGCGGCCGAGACGCGCAAAGATCCGTATCATCAATCCATAGCTCAGTTTTATCGCGAATACCATAAACGATTGCGGGAGCAGCAGGCGCTCGATTTTTCAGATCTGCTTTATGAGACGGTCATGCTGCTTCAAACGAACGCCCAGCTGCTTGAGATGTGCCGTCGCCGCTGGCAGCATCTGCTCGTCGACGAGTATCAGGATACGAACCATGCACAGTATCGCCTCGTTCTTTTACTTGCAGGCGGTCACCGCAATGTCGTCGTCGTCGGCGACGACGATCAATCGATCTATTCCTGGCGCGGAGCCGACATCAGCAACATCTTGAATTTCGAGAAGGACTTCCCCGAAGCAAAGGTTCTTCGTCTCGAAGAAAACTATCGCAGCACTCCGTCGATTCTCAAGCTGGCGGCCAGCGTTATCCAGAATAACTCGGAGCGCCGGGAAAAGACGCTTTTCACGAATCGCCCGGACGCTCGTCCTCCGAGCTTTCGTCTATATCAGGAGGAAGGCGAAGAGGCTCGCTCCGTTCTATCTCGCATTCGCGAGTTGCGCAGCGCCGGCGTTCGCCTGAACGAGATCGCCGTCTTCTATCGCACGAACGCTCAATCCCGCATTTTCGAGCAGGTTTTTCGCGAGGCGAACCTACCGCATACGGTTTTCGGCGGGTTTCGCTTTTTCGATCGCAAAGAGATCCGTGACCTGATGGCCTATATGCAGGTTCTGGTTAACCCGCTCGACGTGGAAAATTTTGAGCGCGTGCTTGCCAATCCGCCCAAAGGCATCGGCGAGAAGACCCTGGAATCGGCCCGCTTTCTTGCCGGAACGACCGGCATCCCGTATCTTGAGGCACTGCGTCAGCTGGCCGTGAAGCCCGGCTTTCGCGGCGCGAAGCCGATCAACGCCTTTCTTGCCAATTATGAACGATGGACCGATCTCAACGAATCCGGCGAACGACCGTCTGTGATCCTCAAAACGTTGATCGAGGAGTCGGGTATCGTCGAATATTATCGCAAAGAAGATGATCCGGAATCCGTTTCGCGCATCGAGAATATGCAGGAGTTTGCGACCGCTCTCGCCGATTATGAAGATCGGGCAGGCGCCGAGAACCGTGAGGTCGACATCGCCGAGTTTCTACAGAGCGTTTCCCTGTATTCGTCTGAAAGCGACCCCGATCTCGAAGAAGAGGATCGCCAGGGCGTTCATCTGATGACGCTGCATAACGCGAAAGGCCTGGAGTTTCGCGTCGTCTTTTTCACGGGCCTTGAAGAGTCTCTTCTACCGCATCGTATGTCGCTTGAAGAGGGGAACCTCGAAGAAGAGCGGCGCCTTGTCTATGTGGGTATCACGCGGGCGATGGAGCAGCTCTATCTTTCTGCATGTCGTTTTCGGCGAACGGGTGGATCGTTTGATCCTCGTCTACCTTCACGTTTTCTCGAAGAGATGGGCATCCAGACTCGCCGGGAGCGATCCTATGACGAGTTTGATTCTTCGTGGTCCGATTCCTCTCGCTCGTATTCCGAACGCAAGGTCGTATCGCGGCCGGCTCCCGATTCGGGCTCAAGCGCCCTTAATCTTGTACCGGGTGATCGCATCAGACATAAAAGTTTCGGAACGGGCGAAATCGAAGACACAGAGAAGACGCCGGCCGGAACTAAGTTAACCATACGCTTCGACGACGGGACGACGCGACGGTTTCTCGATCGCTATACTCCGCTTGAAAGAATCTGA
- a CDS encoding potassium/proton antiporter, translating into MPLNLTAENILLVGSILLFLSILAGKTSYRFGVPTLVFFLLVGMLAGSEGIGGIQFDDPKKAQFVGIIAFNFILFSGGMETDWKAIKPILWQGITLSTLGVLMTAIGLGAFVYYVTDFTLYESLLLGSIVSSTDAAAVFSILRSRSLALKHNLRPTLELESGSNDPMANVLTIVFTTLVLNEEEGIASIVPFLLKQLLIGGAFGLLAGHLSKFVINRIRLDFEGLSPVLVMALMFFTYSATDALGGNGFLAVYLCAVYLGNQELLHKKGIIKAFDGYAWLSQIILFLTLGLLVFPSQIVPVIGIGLVISLFLMFVVRPLTVFFSLSLFSMKNRSRWFVSWVGLRGAVPIVFATYPLVAGLERANMIFNIVFFVSLSSVMIQGTTLSFVAKILGVGLPESLKPRTDVDLELADSVKSELVEIVLEEGAAVGRSIVQLGFPRTALISMIQRDGQYITPNGTTVLEKGDRMFILAEDNEALAAALKALDFKLESEQA; encoded by the coding sequence ATGCCTTTGAATTTAACGGCAGAGAACATATTGCTTGTCGGCTCCATTCTTCTTTTTTTGAGCATCCTGGCCGGCAAAACCTCCTATCGGTTTGGAGTTCCGACACTCGTTTTCTTCTTGCTGGTCGGTATGCTTGCCGGCTCAGAGGGGATCGGTGGCATCCAGTTCGATGATCCGAAGAAGGCGCAGTTCGTTGGCATCATCGCCTTTAATTTTATTCTTTTTTCAGGCGGCATGGAGACCGACTGGAAGGCCATCAAACCGATCCTCTGGCAGGGGATAACGCTTTCCACTCTCGGCGTGTTGATGACGGCGATAGGGCTTGGCGCCTTTGTGTACTACGTTACCGATTTCACGCTTTATGAGAGCCTGCTTCTCGGCTCGATCGTTTCGTCTACCGACGCCGCCGCCGTCTTCTCGATTCTGCGATCGAGAAGCCTGGCGCTGAAGCATAACCTGCGTCCGACGCTTGAACTGGAAAGCGGTAGTAACGATCCGATGGCAAACGTTCTCACGATTGTGTTCACCACGCTTGTTCTCAACGAAGAAGAGGGCATTGCCAGCATTGTTCCCTTTTTACTGAAGCAGCTTTTGATCGGCGGCGCGTTTGGCCTGCTTGCCGGGCATCTGAGCAAATTCGTTATTAACCGAATCCGGCTCGATTTCGAGGGGTTGTCTCCCGTTCTTGTAATGGCGCTAATGTTTTTCACGTATTCAGCCACCGATGCGCTTGGAGGAAACGGTTTCCTTGCCGTTTATCTATGTGCGGTGTATCTGGGAAACCAGGAGCTTCTTCATAAGAAGGGAATCATCAAGGCCTTCGACGGCTATGCCTGGCTCAGTCAGATCATTCTGTTTCTTACGCTTGGATTGCTTGTTTTCCCGAGCCAGATCGTGCCCGTCATCGGAATTGGGTTAGTCATCTCCCTTTTCCTTATGTTCGTCGTGCGGCCGCTGACAGTTTTCTTCAGCCTCAGCCTGTTTAGTATGAAGAATCGCAGCCGCTGGTTCGTGTCCTGGGTGGGTCTTCGCGGAGCTGTACCCATCGTTTTCGCCACATATCCTCTCGTTGCCGGCCTGGAGCGAGCGAATATGATCTTTAATATCGTCTTCTTCGTCTCTTTGAGTTCCGTCATGATACAGGGAACGACCCTGTCGTTTGTGGCGAAGATTCTTGGAGTGGGTCTGCCCGAATCGCTGAAGCCGCGCACCGACGTCGATCTTGAGCTGGCCGACTCAGTGAAATCTGAGCTTGTAGAAATCGTTCTCGAAGAGGGAGCTGCTGTCGGGCGTTCTATCGTTCAGCTTGGGTTTCCTCGAACGGCTCTAATATCGATGATTCAGCGAGACGGGCAGTATATCACTCCTAACGGAACGACCGTGCTTGAGAAAGGCGATCGGATGTTTATCCTTGCCGAGGATAACGAGGCTCTGGCCGCGGCTCTGAAGGCGCTGGATTTCAAACTGGAGTCTGAGCAGGCGTGA
- the folB gene encoding dihydroneopterin aldolase, translated as MADRILIRDLRLRCLIGIHPEERETAQELRIHLTLFTDIRKAAASDFIGDAVDYQKVTEHILDFTETSSRLLLETLIEDMARMILVNFSAVEALQLRVEKPAALPLARFAGIEIERSRADFGI; from the coding sequence ATGGCCGATCGAATACTCATTCGAGATCTGCGACTGCGATGCCTGATCGGCATCCATCCCGAGGAACGGGAAACTGCACAGGAATTACGCATTCACCTGACGCTGTTTACAGACATCAGAAAGGCCGCCGCGTCGGATTTCATTGGCGATGCCGTCGACTATCAGAAAGTCACCGAGCACATCCTCGACTTCACCGAGACATCCAGTCGCTTGTTATTGGAGACGCTGATTGAAGATATGGCGCGCATGATACTGGTCAACTTCTCGGCAGTTGAAGCCTTGCAGTTACGTGTAGAAAAACCGGCCGCCCTGCCGCTTGCCCGATTTGCTGGCATTGAAATCGAACGTAGTAGAGCGGATTTCGGGATTTAA
- a CDS encoding S41 family peptidase, translating to MSLTKAIAILFIPALLFSCQKKADPAKLISALEQAVQKNYYFYEEGPAFSEAAYEAAAKAIDPQSAWNPGENAAAALASRINEMPEAQRDDSMRKAFNALLGGEGNDRRNYYIGLETARRLKDPALNAGAGLVLFRESYGRFRIVDVLEGSAAHLAGIPQKGMLEKIENRPVIDLELEDVVALIRGTSGTSLSLTVDGKQYTLVRGQYSVQLLRKSEWDVDGKRVLYVELRSAGKGAARELESVLMKSNNPDAMVLDLRKLNSGDFEEAFAIADLFVGGGEMGLIKRKGIAARPMQADANVLYSGKTYVLVSNRTSPHVKTLAMALRLSDKVKFIGPDTSLVAYAGIEVPLEDDGYAMIIDAVIEPAEGKDSRLNPDIEIEDFVPVNPPSTKPDEQDPAQAALLKAL from the coding sequence ATGTCCCTTACAAAAGCGATCGCAATCCTGTTTATCCCTGCACTGCTTTTCAGCTGCCAGAAGAAGGCCGATCCGGCTAAATTAATCTCTGCGCTTGAGCAGGCAGTGCAGAAGAACTATTATTTTTACGAAGAAGGGCCAGCCTTCTCTGAGGCTGCGTATGAGGCGGCAGCAAAGGCCATAGATCCGCAGTCTGCATGGAATCCCGGCGAAAACGCCGCTGCCGCTCTTGCGAGCAGAATCAATGAAATGCCCGAGGCGCAGCGCGACGATTCTATGCGCAAGGCATTCAACGCACTTCTCGGCGGTGAAGGCAACGACCGCCGCAACTACTATATCGGACTGGAAACGGCCCGTCGCCTGAAAGATCCTGCGCTGAACGCAGGGGCCGGCCTTGTTCTCTTTCGTGAGAGCTATGGACGCTTTCGTATCGTCGACGTGCTTGAGGGATCGGCCGCTCACCTTGCCGGTATTCCACAGAAGGGGATGCTCGAAAAGATCGAAAATCGACCCGTTATCGATCTTGAACTTGAAGACGTCGTGGCGCTGATCCGCGGCACCTCAGGCACTTCACTATCGTTAACCGTAGACGGAAAGCAATACACGCTCGTGCGCGGGCAGTATTCCGTTCAGCTGCTGCGCAAATCTGAATGGGATGTCGATGGGAAGCGCGTTCTCTACGTTGAACTGCGATCGGCCGGCAAAGGCGCCGCCCGCGAACTTGAATCTGTTCTGATGAAAAGTAACAACCCTGATGCGATGGTGCTTGATCTGCGTAAGCTCAATTCGGGCGATTTTGAAGAGGCCTTTGCAATCGCCGATCTCTTTGTCGGCGGCGGAGAGATGGGACTCATCAAACGCAAGGGCATCGCTGCCCGTCCCATGCAGGCCGATGCGAACGTACTCTATTCGGGCAAAACCTACGTACTCGTCAGCAATCGCACGTCGCCGCATGTAAAAACGCTGGCGATGGCTCTACGACTTTCAGATAAAGTAAAGTTTATCGGCCCGGACACCTCCCTCGTAGCCTACGCAGGAATCGAAGTGCCTCTCGAAGACGACGGTTATGCGATGATCATCGACGCCGTTATAGAACCGGCCGAAGGCAAGGATTCACGCCTCAACCCCGACATAGAAATCGAGGATTTTGTTCCTGTTAACCCTCCGTCGACAAAACCGGACGAACAGGATCCCGCTCAGGCGGCGCTACTGAAAGCCCTGTAA
- a CDS encoding SDR family oxidoreductase → MELAGRTALVTGAATRIGRSIALALAGEGAIIALHYRHSKQEADETLSEIRRLSPHSFSVQGDLSDREQIEVVAASVIERGPVDILINNASLFPVEDRFFTFNMEQWDRLWNVNVLAPMLISRRLFVGNRSGAIVNLIDAGLNRIRCENFVYRMTKAALKEMTLMLALELAPHVRVNGIGPGAILPPAKMGPDGSTIRPDGDRAAGLFDAYVQKHVPLQRPGSPEIIASNVLHLLKQDFLTGVILPVDGGEYV, encoded by the coding sequence ATGGAACTTGCCGGCAGAACTGCACTCGTCACCGGAGCGGCGACTCGCATCGGACGCTCCATAGCACTTGCTCTTGCCGGCGAAGGGGCCATTATCGCCCTGCACTATCGTCATTCAAAGCAGGAAGCAGACGAGACGCTGAGCGAGATCCGTCGACTCTCGCCGCACAGCTTTTCTGTTCAGGGCGACCTCTCGGATCGAGAGCAGATCGAAGTCGTAGCCGCATCGGTAATCGAGCGCGGGCCGGTCGATATACTTATAAACAACGCCTCGCTCTTTCCGGTCGAAGACCGCTTCTTCACGTTCAATATGGAGCAATGGGATCGCCTGTGGAACGTAAACGTGCTCGCTCCGATGCTAATCTCGCGTAGGCTCTTCGTCGGTAATCGCTCCGGAGCGATTGTTAACCTGATTGATGCCGGCCTCAATCGCATCCGCTGCGAGAATTTCGTCTACCGGATGACGAAGGCTGCGTTGAAAGAGATGACGTTGATGCTTGCCCTTGAGCTGGCCCCGCACGTGCGCGTGAACGGCATAGGCCCCGGGGCGATCCTGCCTCCTGCAAAGATGGGGCCGGACGGAAGCACGATCCGCCCCGATGGCGATCGAGCAGCCGGCCTGTTCGACGCCTACGTTCAAAAGCACGTTCCGCTGCAGAGGCCCGGTTCGCCCGAGATCATCGCCTCAAACGTTCTACATCTGTTAAAGCAGGATTTTCTGACCGGTGTCATTCTGCCTGTCGACGGCGGCGAATACGTGTAG
- a CDS encoding type II toxin-antitoxin system RelE/ParE family toxin, producing MVKRVIWSRKAIADRISILDYWQKRIGSTSYSARLDAEIRRVVKMIAQYPAIGRTLEGRHERFFVISHYLIVYAEKPDRIEILHVWDSRRNPDTLIP from the coding sequence ATGGTTAAACGGGTAATCTGGTCTCGAAAAGCCATCGCCGACCGTATTTCGATTCTGGACTACTGGCAAAAACGGATTGGATCAACCTCTTACAGCGCTCGCCTGGATGCCGAAATCCGGCGCGTTGTAAAAATGATCGCACAGTATCCCGCCATCGGTCGCACACTTGAAGGCCGCCACGAGCGGTTCTTCGTCATATCGCATTACTTGATCGTATATGCTGAAAAGCCGGACCGTATTGAAATATTGCACGTCTGGGACAGCAGACGAAACCCTGATACTCTTATCCCTTAA
- the secF gene encoding protein translocase subunit SecF has translation MSFVKYRRYYLIFSLSGMALFFGATFWHFGGFARSIAFDGGIRLSVVLPADMSRDGVEAAVKASGLENPLIRQTDVTGNKYDIEFGPDVRDAYQAIVDKANAEDRKKFEEELKNRPVVEGEKRPLFVEKTVAGEIEKVLLPHLKIESDKVVSREVISASYGADLLKTSLKALLYTMLLITAYVSFRFDFSYALGATLALLHDIIFTLGYIGIMQIEPSVPVIAAVLTLIGYSINDTIIIFDRIRGTISDRSDLTSSTILDTAIKGTLSRTILTSFLTMLSIVAILISGAESLKDFASILVFGIIIGTYSSICVASPIVQVYERMRLRRHS, from the coding sequence GAGTTTTGTTAAGTACAGACGCTACTATCTGATTTTTTCTCTGAGCGGCATGGCGCTGTTCTTCGGCGCCACCTTCTGGCATTTCGGTGGATTCGCTCGCTCGATCGCCTTTGACGGCGGCATCCGGCTGAGCGTCGTTCTGCCTGCCGATATGAGCCGCGACGGCGTTGAGGCAGCCGTGAAGGCTTCGGGTCTTGAGAATCCATTGATTCGCCAGACCGACGTCACAGGAAACAAATACGATATCGAATTCGGCCCCGATGTGCGAGACGCCTATCAGGCCATCGTTGATAAGGCGAACGCCGAAGATCGCAAAAAGTTCGAAGAAGAGCTAAAGAACAGGCCCGTCGTTGAGGGTGAGAAACGTCCGCTTTTCGTCGAGAAGACCGTAGCCGGTGAAATCGAGAAGGTGCTTCTACCGCATCTGAAGATCGAATCCGATAAGGTTGTATCGCGCGAAGTGATCTCAGCCTCTTATGGGGCTGATCTACTCAAGACGTCGTTGAAGGCGCTTTTGTATACGATGCTTCTGATCACGGCGTATGTATCATTCCGCTTCGATTTTTCGTATGCTCTTGGCGCCACGCTTGCTCTGCTGCACGATATCATCTTCACGCTCGGCTATATCGGTATCATGCAGATCGAGCCCTCTGTTCCCGTCATAGCCGCCGTATTGACGCTGATCGGTTATTCGATAAACGATACGATCATCATCTTCGACCGTATCCGTGGCACGATATCGGATCGGTCCGATCTGACTTCGTCGACCATTCTCGATACGGCCATCAAAGGAACGCTTTCACGAACCATCCTCACATCGTTCTTAACGATGCTCTCCATCGTAGCGATCCTTATTAGCGGGGCCGAATCGTTGAAGGACTTCGCCTCCATTCTCGTTTTCGGTATTATCATCGGTACCTACTCGTCTATCTGTGTGGCGAGCCCGATCGTGCAGGTTTATGAAAGGATGCGACTGCGTCGACATTCCTGA
- the aroC gene encoding chorismate synthase, which yields MSSSSGRMFSITTFGESHGPGIGVVIDGCPAGIAIDSDFIQRQLTRRRPGQNRLTTPRNEEDRFQILSGVYEGRTLGTPIALFVPSTDVKSGDYYRWADVYRPSHADFTYHAKYGYRTPIGGGRASVRETIGRVAAGALAAQILREEFGTEVIAWVDSIGKTTGRGYEHPPTSIDEVDASIVRSHIPDVSERMIQEIEQARLAGDSVGGTICVIVRNVPPGLGEPVFDKLEAEVAKACLSIPACKGFESGSGFAGTTMRGSEHNDAFFVKGKDAASTEGEDDESDTDAESMERVRPGYVPNPVHGVENVPELYTKTNRSGGIQGGISNGMPLLFRLAFKPTATVRKRQVTANESGEPITLRAGGRHDPCVVPRAVPIVESAIHLVLMDMMLRQRAIHPEWWLRYSKNAKNYLSKMSES from the coding sequence GTGTCCTCTTCTTCTGGCAGAATGTTTTCCATCACCACCTTCGGCGAAAGCCACGGCCCCGGCATCGGCGTCGTCATCGACGGCTGCCCCGCCGGTATCGCCATCGATTCCGACTTTATTCAAAGGCAGCTCACGCGAAGGCGCCCCGGTCAGAACCGGCTGACGACTCCGCGAAACGAAGAGGATCGCTTTCAGATTCTAAGCGGCGTCTACGAAGGCCGCACGCTGGGTACGCCCATCGCCCTCTTCGTGCCGAGCACCGACGTGAAATCGGGAGACTATTACCGCTGGGCCGACGTTTACCGTCCGTCGCATGCCGATTTCACCTATCATGCCAAATACGGCTACCGCACGCCCATCGGCGGGGGGCGAGCATCGGTGCGCGAGACGATTGGCCGTGTGGCCGCCGGTGCTCTTGCCGCGCAAATTCTAAGAGAGGAGTTCGGCACAGAGGTCATCGCATGGGTCGACTCCATCGGTAAGACGACAGGCCGCGGATACGAGCATCCGCCTACGTCGATCGATGAGGTCGATGCCTCTATCGTCAGATCACATATTCCCGACGTCTCGGAGCGCATGATTCAGGAGATCGAACAGGCCCGACTCGCCGGCGATTCCGTAGGCGGTACGATCTGCGTCATCGTGCGCAACGTGCCACCGGGGCTTGGCGAGCCCGTCTTCGACAAGCTTGAGGCCGAGGTCGCGAAGGCCTGTCTGAGTATTCCGGCCTGCAAGGGCTTTGAATCCGGTTCGGGTTTCGCCGGCACGACGATGCGCGGCAGCGAGCATAACGACGCCTTCTTCGTAAAAGGGAAAGACGCCGCATCGACGGAAGGCGAGGACGACGAGTCCGATACGGATGCAGAGAGCATGGAGCGCGTGCGTCCCGGCTACGTGCCGAATCCCGTCCATGGCGTCGAAAACGTTCCGGAGTTATACACAAAGACGAATCGCTCGGGCGGCATCCAGGGCGGCATCTCAAACGGCATGCCCTTGCTCTTCAGACTGGCCTTCAAACCGACGGCGACCGTTCGCAAAAGGCAGGTCACGGCTAACGAAAGCGGCGAGCCGATCACTCTTCGCGCCGGCGGACGTCATGATCCCTGTGTCGTGCCGCGCGCCGTTCCGATCGTCGAATCGGCGATTCATCTTGTACTGATGGATATGATGCTGCGTCAGCGCGCCATTCATCCGGAATGGTGGTTGCGATATTCAAAAAACGCGAAAAATTACCTGTCGAAAATGTCTGAATCATAA
- a CDS encoding bifunctional diaminohydroxyphosphoribosylaminopyrimidine deaminase/5-amino-6-(5-phosphoribosylamino)uracil reductase RibD — MKGCDCVDIPDDTLQEARALLRLSIFASGRTAPNPSVACVISSADLSILIGGATEPAGRRHAEIVALDALDRFALEHARFDPPLPLTMTVTLEPCSRYGRTPPCVQRIGLYGRESDFAKAHGLYIDTVRIAEADPSLHGAGFAALRQMGFRVEQADGPFRSFLLPFLSRLKGRPLYTVKLATDRNGVMGHRDRSVSLTGESGRILTMRLRAKCDGVLVGPGTVAVDRPSLDLRPPLRSAVIPFEESPMAPVADVDARRVWLRSLFEPDSGWSAIEDPELRREFQPVRIFLLGRPFVGRELFFERQYALSSATGREALFLSVRSMSGHWPGAIEVPDVTDPAFFSELSELLAEKGLNRILIESGYGLLPLWLRSLQEDDVFLHVQHEEPRDTTDDGWLRIDAGFDELDLLDEYQFAPGMKAVAFGRRRMDGNG, encoded by the coding sequence ATGAAAGGATGCGACTGCGTCGACATTCCTGATGATACTTTGCAGGAGGCCCGCGCCCTCCTGCGCTTATCCATATTCGCCTCCGGTCGCACGGCGCCAAACCCCTCCGTCGCCTGCGTAATCAGCTCGGCCGATCTCAGTATTCTGATCGGCGGCGCCACAGAGCCGGCCGGCCGGCGCCATGCCGAGATTGTCGCCCTTGACGCCCTTGACCGCTTTGCCCTTGAGCATGCTCGTTTTGATCCGCCATTGCCGTTAACCATGACGGTGACGCTTGAGCCGTGCAGTCGTTACGGGAGGACGCCGCCCTGCGTTCAGCGCATCGGTCTGTATGGCAGAGAATCCGACTTTGCAAAGGCGCACGGCCTTTATATCGATACCGTGCGCATTGCAGAGGCCGATCCGTCGTTGCATGGGGCCGGTTTCGCCGCTCTTAGACAGATGGGCTTTCGCGTAGAGCAGGCCGATGGCCCGTTTCGCAGTTTTCTTCTGCCGTTTCTCTCACGATTGAAAGGACGTCCGCTTTATACGGTGAAACTTGCCACCGATCGCAACGGCGTCATGGGCCACCGGGACCGCTCGGTATCGTTAACCGGGGAGTCCGGTCGCATTCTGACGATGCGATTGCGCGCGAAGTGCGACGGCGTGCTTGTCGGCCCCGGCACGGTCGCCGTCGATCGTCCGTCGCTTGATCTGCGTCCTCCGCTTCGCAGCGCGGTGATTCCATTCGAAGAATCGCCGATGGCTCCGGTCGCTGATGTGGATGCACGCAGGGTCTGGCTTCGTTCGCTTTTCGAGCCGGATAGCGGATGGTCGGCGATTGAAGATCCGGAGCTGCGAAGGGAGTTCCAGCCCGTTCGTATCTTTCTGCTCGGGCGTCCCTTTGTCGGTCGAGAGTTATTCTTCGAGAGGCAGTATGCCCTGTCCTCGGCGACCGGACGCGAGGCGCTGTTCTTGAGCGTGCGCTCGATGAGCGGCCACTGGCCAGGCGCCATAGAGGTGCCCGACGTTACTGATCCTGCGTTTTTTAGCGAACTGTCGGAGCTGCTTGCCGAAAAGGGACTGAATCGCATTTTGATTGAATCGGGATACGGCCTTTTGCCGCTATGGCTGCGCTCATTGCAGGAAGACGACGTCTTTCTTCATGTGCAACATGAAGAGCCCCGCGATACTACTGATGACGGCTGGCTACGTATCGACGCCGGTTTTGACGAACTCGATCTGCTTGACGAATATCAATTCGCACCGGGAATGAAGGCCGTGGCGTTTGGCAGGAGGCGGATGGATGGAAACGGATAA